A single genomic interval of Amycolatopsis albispora harbors:
- a CDS encoding AEC family transporter produces MGSALTAFAPIWALTGLGYLLSRFGVLGDRADAVLTRLAFQVAMPAVLFSTLIGTPFSALADRGLLVFVLGTALVALLAFSLSTWVFKRRRAERTLSAAAASYVNAGNLGIPVALQVLGSSSFIVAVLLFQSLLMMPSMLASIESDVPRDDGPRWRRLVLLPVRNPVIAASMLGLLVGGIGIPLPAVVLEPIHTLGDAGVACALLVLGMSLRGDQVAAGPVGERRRVELVVVVVLKALVQPGITLGAGLLLGLPGPSLFAAVLCSALPTAQNVFIASSQYAVDVRFVRNCVLISTLLSMGSLTLIAWLLGGAVT; encoded by the coding sequence GTGGGGAGCGCGCTCACCGCGTTCGCGCCGATCTGGGCGCTGACCGGGCTCGGCTATCTGCTGAGCCGGTTCGGCGTGCTCGGTGACCGCGCGGACGCGGTGCTCACCCGGTTGGCCTTCCAGGTGGCCATGCCCGCGGTGCTGTTCAGCACGCTGATCGGCACGCCGTTCTCGGCGCTGGCCGACCGCGGCCTGCTGGTCTTCGTGCTGGGCACCGCGCTGGTCGCGCTGCTCGCGTTCAGCCTGTCCACCTGGGTGTTCAAGCGGCGGCGCGCCGAGCGCACGCTGTCCGCGGCGGCGGCGAGCTACGTCAACGCGGGCAATCTCGGCATCCCGGTGGCGTTGCAGGTGCTGGGCAGCTCGTCGTTCATCGTCGCGGTGCTGCTGTTCCAGTCGCTGCTGATGATGCCGTCGATGCTGGCGTCCATCGAGTCGGACGTGCCGCGTGACGACGGCCCGCGCTGGCGGCGCCTGGTGCTGCTGCCGGTGCGGAACCCGGTGATCGCCGCGTCCATGCTCGGCCTGCTGGTCGGCGGCATCGGCATCCCGCTGCCCGCGGTGGTGCTCGAGCCCATCCACACCCTCGGCGACGCCGGGGTGGCCTGCGCGCTGCTGGTGCTCGGCATGTCGCTGCGGGGTGACCAGGTCGCGGCCGGTCCGGTGGGGGAGCGGCGGCGCGTGGAGCTGGTCGTGGTGGTGGTGCTCAAGGCGCTGGTGCAGCCGGGCATCACGCTCGGCGCCGGGTTGCTGCTCGGGCTGCCCGGCCCATCGCTGTTCGCCGCGGTGCTCTGCTCGGCGCTGCCGACCGCGCAGAACGTGTTCATCGCGTCCAGCCAGTACGCCGTCGACGTGCGGTTCGTCCGGAACTGCGTGCTGATCTCGACCCTGCTGTCGATGGGCTCGCTGACCCTGATCGCCTGGCTGCTCGGCGGCGCGGTCACCTAG
- the hisG gene encoding ATP phosphoribosyltransferase, whose translation MLRVAVPNKGALAGAASEMLGEAGYRQRHEQRDLTVLDPANEVEFFFLRPKDIPIYVGSGELDLGITGRDLALDSGAPVEEKLALGFGGSTFRYAAPAGRDWRPADLHGKRLATSYPRLVRDDLARQGIEAEVIRLDGAVEISIQLGVADAVADVVGSGRTLRQHNLVAFGDPICVSEAVLVQRTGGAATKAKDQLAARLRGVVFAQQHMMLDYDCPRSLLDTAIAITPGLESPTVAPLADQDWVAVRAMVPRKEVNRIMDELAEAGAKAVLASDIRSCRL comes from the coding sequence GTGCTGCGTGTCGCTGTGCCGAACAAGGGAGCGCTCGCCGGGGCCGCCTCGGAGATGCTCGGTGAAGCGGGCTACCGGCAGCGACATGAGCAGCGCGACCTGACCGTGCTGGACCCGGCCAACGAGGTCGAGTTCTTCTTCCTCCGCCCGAAGGACATCCCGATCTACGTCGGCTCCGGCGAGCTGGACCTCGGCATCACCGGCCGGGACCTGGCGCTGGACTCGGGCGCGCCGGTGGAGGAGAAGCTGGCGCTCGGCTTCGGTGGTTCGACCTTCCGCTACGCCGCGCCGGCCGGCCGCGACTGGCGGCCCGCCGACCTGCACGGCAAGCGGCTGGCCACTTCCTACCCGCGGCTGGTCCGCGACGACCTCGCCCGCCAGGGCATCGAGGCCGAAGTGATCCGGCTCGACGGCGCGGTGGAGATCTCCATCCAGCTCGGCGTGGCCGACGCGGTGGCCGACGTGGTCGGCTCCGGCCGGACCCTGCGCCAGCACAACCTGGTGGCCTTCGGCGACCCGATCTGCGTGTCGGAGGCGGTGCTGGTGCAGCGCACCGGCGGGGCCGCCACCAAGGCCAAGGACCAGCTGGCCGCCCGGCTGCGCGGGGTGGTCTTCGCCCAGCAGCACATGATGCTGGACTACGACTGCCCGCGGTCGCTGCTGGACACCGCGATCGCCATCACCCCCGGCCTGGAGTCGCCGACCGTGGCGCCGCTGGCCGACCAGGACTGGGTGGCGGTGCGCGCGATGGTGCCGCGCAAGGAGGTCAACCGGATCATGGACGAGCTGGCCGAAGCCGGGGCCAAGGCGGTGCTGGCCTCGGACATCCGCTCCTGCCGGCTGTAG
- a CDS encoding phosphoribosyl-ATP diphosphatase — protein sequence MKTFDELFAELAERARTRPAGSGTVTALDAGVHAQGKKVLEEAGEVWIAAEHESDERLAEEISQLLYRVQVLMLGRGLSTEDVYRYL from the coding sequence GTGAAGACCTTCGATGAGCTGTTCGCGGAGCTGGCCGAACGCGCGCGCACGCGGCCCGCGGGATCGGGCACGGTGACCGCTTTGGACGCCGGGGTGCACGCCCAGGGCAAGAAGGTGCTCGAAGAGGCAGGCGAGGTGTGGATCGCCGCCGAGCACGAGTCCGACGAACGGCTCGCCGAGGAGATCTCCCAGCTGCTCTACCGCGTCCAGGTGCTCATGCTGGGCCGCGGATTGTCCACTGAGGACGTCTACCGGTACCTGTAG
- a CDS encoding class I SAM-dependent DNA methyltransferase, producing the protein MENQRSLGKPQIRLPERPEEIDQDAEYCSVLLDGEWVDIRFHDYDRIYRIHGLYEQLFHEILDCRSPDVIAKLLKEQLQRDGYDAEGLRVLDLGAGNGLVGEQLRTIGVGHLVGADIIPEAAEAARRERPEVYDAYHVGDVTAPSEETAAALAAAKFNTMVCVAALGYADIPPSAFRAAFNLVSDGGWIAFTIKDRFLTDEDTSGFAGLIKTCQDNGVLEVRATERYRHRLNISGEPLHYVAVVGTKHADIPAEFL; encoded by the coding sequence ATGGAGAACCAGCGATCACTGGGCAAGCCGCAGATCAGGTTGCCGGAGCGGCCCGAGGAAATCGATCAGGACGCCGAGTACTGCTCGGTTCTCCTGGACGGTGAGTGGGTCGACATCCGCTTTCACGACTACGACCGTATCTACCGAATTCACGGGCTGTACGAGCAACTGTTCCACGAAATTCTCGATTGCCGCTCCCCGGACGTCATCGCCAAGCTGCTCAAGGAGCAGCTGCAGCGCGACGGCTACGACGCCGAGGGCCTGCGGGTGCTCGACCTCGGCGCGGGCAACGGCCTGGTCGGCGAGCAGCTGCGCACCATCGGCGTCGGCCACCTGGTCGGCGCCGACATCATCCCGGAGGCGGCCGAGGCCGCGCGCCGGGAACGTCCCGAGGTCTACGACGCCTACCACGTCGGCGACGTGACCGCCCCCTCCGAAGAAACCGCCGCCGCGCTCGCCGCGGCGAAGTTCAACACGATGGTCTGCGTGGCGGCACTGGGGTACGCGGACATCCCGCCGAGCGCGTTCCGCGCGGCGTTCAACCTGGTCAGTGACGGCGGCTGGATCGCGTTCACGATCAAGGACCGGTTCCTCACCGACGAGGACACCTCCGGATTCGCCGGACTCATCAAGACCTGCCAGGACAACGGCGTTCTGGAGGTCCGCGCCACGGAGCGCTACCGGCACCGGCTCAACATCAGCGGCGAGCCACTGCACTACGTGGCCGTGGTCGGCACGAAACACGCCGACATCCCCGCAGAATTCCTCTAG